ACTATGAAAATAGAAAAATTGCTATTAAAACTATTATCAATAATATTCATTTCAATTTTTCTATCAAATTGTAGTAAAAAAGATGATGGTGATTTTGAAGAGCCTGAAATAATAACAGAAGAAGTTGCACCAATAACTTTAAATAATGAAATAAACGATTTTATTTGGAATGGCTTAAATGAAATATATTTATGGCAAGAAGATGTTCCTAATTTAGCCGATAACAAGTTTGCTACACAAGACGACTACTATACTTTTTTAAATAGTTATAACATACCTGAAAATTTGTTTGATGGCTTATTATATCAAATAGACGTTGTAGATAAATTTAGCTATTTAGTTGATGATTATGTTGAGTTAGAAAATTCTTTTTCTGGAACTTCAGCATCTAATGGATTAGATTTTGGATTAGTTAGATTGTCTGGATCTGATGATGTGTTTGGATACGTAAGATATATTGCAAACAACTCTGACGCTTCAACCAAAGATATTAGTAGAGGTGAGTTTTTCTTAACTGTAGATGGACAACAATTAACTCTGAATAATTATTCCAATTTATTATTTGGTAGTAATGACTCTTACACTCTTGGCTTTGCTGATATTACAAATAATACAATAGCTTTAAACGGAAAAACAATAGCTTTAACGAAAACAAATTTTACTGAAAACCCTATATTAATAAATAAAACTATTGTTGCTGGTGCTATAAAAGTTGGTTATTTAATGTATAATCAATTTATTGCAGATTTTGATGACGAACTAAATACAGCTATAGCTGAATTAAAAAGTCAAGGTATTTCAGAATTAGTTTTAGATTTAAGATATAACCCAGGAGGAAGAGTTAGCTCTGCTATTATTTTATCTAGCATGATCACAGGTCAATTTACAGACAAAGTTTTCTCAACTGAAGTTTGGAATAAAAGATATCAAGATTATCTTAAAGCAAATGATGCAGAATCTTTAATAAACCGCTTTACAAGTACTTTATTAGATGATTCTCCAATAAACACCCTTAATTTAAATAAAGTATATGTTTTAACTACTTCAGGAACGGCTTCTGCAAGTGAATTAGTAATAAACTGTCTTAGACCATATATTGATGTTGTACAAATTGGCTCCTCAACTACGGGTAAATATACTGGATCTGTTACCTTATATGATTCTTCAAATTATGGTAGAGAAAATGCAAACCCGAATCATACTTATGCTATGCAACCATTAGTTTTTAAATCGGCAAATGTAAATGGTGTTTCAGATTATTATAATGGTTTAACTCCTGATTATCTAATAACATATAATACAGCTTCTGGTAGTGGTGAAGGTGAAAACCTAACTAATTTAGGGATATTAGGAGATGTAAACGAACCTTTTTTAGAAAAAGCATTATCCTTAATTACAGGTTCCACAACTAAATTAAGTACTAAATCCAAATCTTTCCTTGGAGTTGACTTTAAAAACGTAGCTGATTCAAAAGATTTCACTCCTCTTGGAAAAGGCATGTACACAACATTAAAAAAGTAAATGAAAAATTTAAAAGCCCTAATTCTAATCTTCATAGTCACCATTAGCACTGTAAGCTGTTTTAAAGACCATGATGATAACACAAAACCTGCATCTTTTACTGATATAAATGATTTTATATGGAAAGGCATGAATTCTTGGTACAATTGGCAATCTAACGTTCCTGATTTATCTGACACAAAAGATGACAATACAAGTGAATACAATGCTTTTTTAAATCAAATTAAAAATCCAGAAGATTTTTTCAATAGCTTAAGATTTGATTATGGTGTTACTGATAGATTTTCTTGGTTTATAGACGATTACATTGTACAGTTGCAAGAATTTCAAGGTATTTCAACATCTTTCGGTTTTAAATTACAGTCCGTTCAAATAAACAATAGTGGAGATATTATTATATATGTTAGGTATGTTGCCGATAATTCTCCTGCTAGCAACGCCAATATTAAAAGAGGCGACATTATTAACGGTATAGATGGAACAACCATAAACACCTCTAATTTTGATAATGTTGTAAGCAAATTATCAAATAAAACTATAACACTCTCTTTTGTTTCAGAAAGCGGAGGCACTTTAACTCCTATTGAAGACAAAACCATCACATCAACTGTTATATCTGAAAACCCTGTCTATTTAAAAAAAATGTTTGATAACATAAACGGTAAAAAAGTTGGATATCTGATGTATAATGGATTTAGAACATCATATAATGATGAATTAAATGATGCTTTTTCTTTTTTCAAGTCTGAAAATATAGATGAATTAATTCTAGATTTAAGATTAAACGGAGGAGGTTCTGTTGGCACATCGGCATATTTATCAAGTATGATTTATGCTAATGCTGGAGAAGAAGAGTTTGCTAGTCTAGAATTTAATTCAAAACACACTAATAGTAGTGGTTCTTACTTTTTTTCAAATACATTAAATGTATATGATGCAAATGATAATAAAATAGGCACTCAAGCTATTAATAGATTAAATACAATTAATAATTTATACGTTTTAACATCTCGCAATACGGCATCAGCAAGTGAGATGGTTATAAATGGATTAAGACCTTATATGAATGCTGTAAAAACCGTTGGTTCTACCACTTATGGTAAAAACGTTGGTTCCATCATGTTATTCGATTCTCCTGGTTCAGATTATCAAGATAGAGCATCCGCTAATCCTAGTCATTTAAATGCCATGCAACCCATCGTTTTTCAAATATTTAATAAAAATGGAGAAAGCGATTATACATCAGGTTTCACACCAGATATTGAAGTGTTGGAATATGAATATTGGAATAATATTTTACCTTTTGGAGATGAAAACGAAGTAGTTCTAAAAGCGGCACTTGATGATATAAGAGGGCTTTCTTCAAAAACATCAAGCATAAAAAAACAAAGCAATACTAAAAACTTAGAGCTTACATCTCAAAAGAAATTTGAACAAGAAATGTATATAGATTCTGATTTTTTTAATAATAATTAAAAACCCAACTTGTAAAACATCCTATGTTAAAACAAAAAACCTACTTCAATTGGAGTTCTGGAAAAGATTCCGCTTTAGCACTTTATCACTTATTACAAGATAATCGTTACTCGGTTGACGAATTAATTACAACAGTAAATAGCCATTACAACAGAGTGTCTATGCACGGACTGAGAAAAGAACTATTGCTTGCTCAAACAACTGCTATTAACATAAAATCTAGTCTTATAGAATTACCAGAAATGCCCAGTATGGAGGTCTATGAGCAAAAAATGCTAAAAACGGTTTCAAGATTAAAAACTGACGGTTTTACTCATAGTGCTTTTGGCGATATTTTTCTTGAAGATTTAAGAATTTACAGAGAGAAAAAATTAGAAGAACAAGGTTTTAAAGCTGTATTCCCTATTTGGAAACGAGACACTAAAGAATTGCTTAATGAGTTTTTAGATTTAGGCTTTAAAACCATTATTGTTTGTGCAAATTCAAAATATTTTGGCGAAGATTTTGTAGGTACTGTAATTGATAAAAACTTTATAAATAATTTACCAGAAGGTGTTGATCCTTGTGGCGAAAATGGAGAGTTTCATACCTTTTGTTTTGATGGCCCCTTATTTAAAAGCCCAATTACATTTTCTATAGGTGAAAAAGTATATCGTGAGTATGACACACCAAAATCTGATGATGATTCTATTTGTAAAAGTGACTCTGAAAAATATGGTGTTTGGTATTGTGATTTAATTCCATAAAAAATGCCGCCAAATAGCAGATGGCGGCATTTAAAACTGACTTTATTCTCTCACTATAGAGTCAATTGAAATCCTAGTCTAACATTTCTACCTTTTGTTGCGTAACCTGGGACATCTTCATAATCTTCATTTAAGATGTTATCAAGTCCTGCAAAAAACTTAATTTTATTTTTCATAGCTGTATGGCTTACATATAAATTAACCAAACTAAAGCTATCTAAAAGTGGTACAAAACTATTCTCAAATCTATCATGAGTATATTGGTAAGACAAAGAAGCAAAAGTAGTTTTAGAAAAATCATACCCTAATTGTAAATTAGTTTTATGCTTCGGTATTCTTCTTGCTAAACTTTCTTTATACTCGGTAAATGTATAATTAGCTGTAACAGATAAATTCTCAATAGGTGTTGCTTTAACCTCAACTTCTACACCACGTGCATGTAACACATCTGTAGCATTAGAATAGCCTCCATTAAGCCATAATACCGTGTTTTTTTCTTCTCTATTAAAGAAAAGCCCTGTAACTCTTAAATTAGTATTTAATTTAAATTCTGCTCCAGCTTCTATAGTTCTATTTTCTTCTGGTTCTAAAGTTGGATTAGCTCCAAAATTACCAAATAATTGAGATAAAGAAGGTGTAATAAAAGATGTACTAAAAGACCCAAAAACCTTTGTGTAACTATCTGTATCAGATTTGATAGTAAATGATGGATTTAAATTATATACAAAATGAGATCCATAGTCACTATGATTATTCAAACGCGCTCCAGCATTAACATTCAATCCAAAATCTGAAACATATACAAAATTAGCGTATGGATCAACAATATTAAACCTTACATCATTAGCAAATACTGCCTTATTTTCAATCGCATTTAAACCAACTATAGTATAAAACATTTTATCAAAAACATATTTATTAAAAACATCTATCACATAATTTTTCGACTTATATGCTGATGGATAAATAGAAATAAATTCTCTATCATACTCACTATATGCTGCATTCAAATTGATACTACCATTTCTGTATTTAAATTTAGATGAAACACCTACTCGAGATTGTTCGCTATTAAACTCATCATCAGTATCAACCAAAGCAAAATTAGAATCGTATCCATCAATATCTGATTTTGTATCCGTAAAATTCCCGTATACATTTAAAGAAAAAGCATTACTAAACCTATAACCTAAATTAACATCTAGGCCATATTTATTGAAAACATCTTTCTCATTATTATCGCTAATTGCCGCAGAAAGACCATCAGAAAATTGATTACTAAATGCTGCACGATATGTAAACTTATTTAAAGTTCCGCTTAATGCAACACTATTATTAAAATCGTCAATATTATAATTTTGATCAGATTCCGTTTGATTTGTTCCAAAACTTGAAGAAAAAACAGCACTAATTTTTTTTGCATTAGCCTTTTTAGTTGTAATATTAATAACTGCAGATGCAGCTCCACTTCCATACAAAGTACTTGCTGCCCCTTTAATTATTTCAATAGACTCAATTTGATTTAAGTTTAAAAGTCTAAAATCATATTCAATATTAATTTGTGAAGGATCACTTACTTGAACACCATCAATTAAAACTAAAACTTGACGATTACGACCTCCACGAACATACACACCTAAGTTCTGTCCTGCATTGCTTCTACTACCATTAATTTCAATACCTGATTGCGCATTAATT
The nucleotide sequence above comes from Flavobacteriaceae bacterium HL-DH10. Encoded proteins:
- a CDS encoding S41 family peptidase; the encoded protein is MKIEKLLLKLLSIIFISIFLSNCSKKDDGDFEEPEIITEEVAPITLNNEINDFIWNGLNEIYLWQEDVPNLADNKFATQDDYYTFLNSYNIPENLFDGLLYQIDVVDKFSYLVDDYVELENSFSGTSASNGLDFGLVRLSGSDDVFGYVRYIANNSDASTKDISRGEFFLTVDGQQLTLNNYSNLLFGSNDSYTLGFADITNNTIALNGKTIALTKTNFTENPILINKTIVAGAIKVGYLMYNQFIADFDDELNTAIAELKSQGISELVLDLRYNPGGRVSSAIILSSMITGQFTDKVFSTEVWNKRYQDYLKANDAESLINRFTSTLLDDSPINTLNLNKVYVLTTSGTASASELVINCLRPYIDVVQIGSSTTGKYTGSVTLYDSSNYGRENANPNHTYAMQPLVFKSANVNGVSDYYNGLTPDYLITYNTASGSGEGENLTNLGILGDVNEPFLEKALSLITGSTTKLSTKSKSFLGVDFKNVADSKDFTPLGKGMYTTLKK
- a CDS encoding ATP-binding protein produces the protein MLKQKTYFNWSSGKDSALALYHLLQDNRYSVDELITTVNSHYNRVSMHGLRKELLLAQTTAINIKSSLIELPEMPSMEVYEQKMLKTVSRLKTDGFTHSAFGDIFLEDLRIYREKKLEEQGFKAVFPIWKRDTKELLNEFLDLGFKTIIVCANSKYFGEDFVGTVIDKNFINNLPEGVDPCGENGEFHTFCFDGPLFKSPITFSIGEKVYREYDTPKSDDDSICKSDSEKYGVWYCDLIP
- a CDS encoding S41 family peptidase, yielding MKNLKALILIFIVTISTVSCFKDHDDNTKPASFTDINDFIWKGMNSWYNWQSNVPDLSDTKDDNTSEYNAFLNQIKNPEDFFNSLRFDYGVTDRFSWFIDDYIVQLQEFQGISTSFGFKLQSVQINNSGDIIIYVRYVADNSPASNANIKRGDIINGIDGTTINTSNFDNVVSKLSNKTITLSFVSESGGTLTPIEDKTITSTVISENPVYLKKMFDNINGKKVGYLMYNGFRTSYNDELNDAFSFFKSENIDELILDLRLNGGGSVGTSAYLSSMIYANAGEEEFASLEFNSKHTNSSGSYFFSNTLNVYDANDNKIGTQAINRLNTINNLYVLTSRNTASASEMVINGLRPYMNAVKTVGSTTYGKNVGSIMLFDSPGSDYQDRASANPSHLNAMQPIVFQIFNKNGESDYTSGFTPDIEVLEYEYWNNILPFGDENEVVLKAALDDIRGLSSKTSSIKKQSNTKNLELTSQKKFEQEMYIDSDFFNNN
- a CDS encoding TonB-dependent receptor → MNKKTNVLGVLYFGISMFGFAQQQVDSTKVEQLDEVVVTDSRFELKRENSGKSVIKISRVDIERNQGRTVSELINAQSGIEINGSRSNAGQNLGVYVRGGRNRQVLVLIDGVQVSDPSQINIEYDFRLLNLNQIESIEIIKGAASTLYGSGAASAVINITTKKANAKKISAVFSSSFGTNQTESDQNYNIDDFNNSVALSGTLNKFTYRAAFSNQFSDGLSAAISDNNEKDVFNKYGLDVNLGYRFSNAFSLNVYGNFTDTKSDIDGYDSNFALVDTDDEFNSEQSRVGVSSKFKYRNGSINLNAAYSEYDREFISIYPSAYKSKNYVIDVFNKYVFDKMFYTIVGLNAIENKAVFANDVRFNIVDPYANFVYVSDFGLNVNAGARLNNHSDYGSHFVYNLNPSFTIKSDTDSYTKVFGSFSTSFITPSLSQLFGNFGANPTLEPEENRTIEAGAEFKLNTNLRVTGLFFNREEKNTVLWLNGGYSNATDVLHARGVEVEVKATPIENLSVTANYTFTEYKESLARRIPKHKTNLQLGYDFSKTTFASLSYQYTHDRFENSFVPLLDSFSLVNLYVSHTAMKNKIKFFAGLDNILNEDYEDVPGYATKGRNVRLGFQLTL